A genomic region of Dehalococcoidia bacterium contains the following coding sequences:
- a CDS encoding CoA-binding protein: MTLDSLFHPRSIAVVGASEGPFNGVTQVFLDTLIQFKYKGPVYPVNPKFEKVSGLKCYPSVKDIPGVVDHVISIVPASATPGLLDDCIAKDVRTLHLYTAGFAETDEKERGDLQEKLIARVRESGVRILGPNCMGLFIPAEGITYSTAFPMEPGNVSFISQSGSYSLMVVRGAGARGVRFSKVVSYGNASDIDECDLLEYLVSDPETKIIGAYIEGTRDGRRLRRVLAEAASKKPVIVIKKGGTEAGSRGASSHTGALAGDDKVWDTLLRQAGVIRVDDAEDMVDMLTTFSFMPPLKGRRAAVMGNGGGPSVRAADDAERAGLTLPEASDKLRQELKKYSPVAGSMLRNPFDIGGYHFEWAPVIDLIAGWDNADLVIWQIAPDIEPFDKDQFYHFCLDSRAKWLKDFKAVKKPVAVCVHASESDVAYDVLKITRRACVELGLPFYPSVYRAAKAVDRMIGYYERLR; encoded by the coding sequence ATGACACTTGATAGCTTATTCCATCCGCGCTCGATAGCTGTGGTCGGCGCCAGCGAGGGGCCGTTCAACGGTGTCACGCAGGTGTTCCTGGATACACTGATACAGTTCAAATATAAGGGGCCGGTATACCCCGTCAATCCCAAGTTTGAAAAGGTATCCGGGCTTAAATGCTACCCGTCGGTCAAAGATATCCCTGGCGTCGTCGACCATGTGATATCGATAGTGCCGGCCTCGGCCACGCCGGGCCTCCTCGATGACTGCATAGCCAAGGACGTCAGGACGCTGCACCTTTACACGGCCGGTTTCGCCGAGACGGATGAGAAGGAGAGAGGCGACCTTCAGGAAAAACTCATCGCCCGGGTGCGTGAAAGCGGCGTCCGCATACTGGGGCCCAACTGCATGGGGCTCTTTATACCGGCCGAGGGCATAACGTATTCCACGGCGTTCCCTATGGAGCCGGGGAACGTAAGCTTCATCTCGCAGAGCGGCAGCTACTCGCTGATGGTGGTGCGCGGGGCGGGAGCCCGCGGCGTGCGCTTCAGCAAGGTGGTGAGCTACGGCAACGCCAGCGATATCGACGAGTGCGATTTGCTGGAATACCTGGTGTCCGATCCAGAGACGAAAATCATCGGCGCCTACATCGAGGGCACGAGGGACGGGCGGCGACTGCGCCGGGTTCTGGCTGAGGCTGCGTCGAAGAAGCCGGTGATCGTCATCAAAAAAGGCGGCACCGAGGCTGGCAGCCGCGGAGCGAGTTCGCACACGGGCGCGCTGGCCGGGGACGATAAAGTATGGGATACCCTGTTGCGGCAGGCCGGCGTCATACGCGTCGATGACGCGGAAGATATGGTAGACATGCTGACTACGTTCAGCTTTATGCCGCCTCTCAAAGGCCGCCGCGCTGCGGTGATGGGCAACGGCGGCGGGCCCAGCGTCCGCGCCGCCGACGATGCCGAGCGCGCCGGGCTGACCCTGCCCGAGGCGTCGGACAAGCTGCGGCAGGAATTGAAAAAGTACTCTCCCGTAGCCGGCAGCATGCTGCGCAACCCATTCGACATCGGCGGCTATCACTTCGAATGGGCGCCTGTAATCGACTTAATCGCCGGATGGGACAATGCGGACTTGGTCATCTGGCAGATCGCCCCCGACATCGAGCCTTTCGATAAGGACCAATTCTATCATTTCTGCCTGGACAGCAGGGCCAAGTGGCTCAAGGATTTCAAGGCAGTGAAAAAGCCTGTCGCGGTATGCGTCCACGCATCGGAGAGCGATGTGGCATACGATGTCCTTAAGATAACCCGTAGAGCGTGTGTCGAGCTGGGCTTGCCGTTCTACCCGTCGGTTTACCGCGCGGCGAAGGCCGTAGATAGGATGATCGGGTATTACGAACGTTTGAGGTAG
- a CDS encoding Fur family transcriptional regulator, whose product MTKNLSTLLRQKGYKLTPQRRAVIDAIAKSNAHVTPAELYERAHSEHAGVGLVTVYRTLKLLSSMGLICEMHGEGHSRSYLLRRPMEHHHHLVCSGCGFVVDFASCALNDLEQHLIDSTGFVVDDHVLEFHGRCPECQKAEQG is encoded by the coding sequence TTGACGAAAAATCTGTCAACACTGCTCAGGCAAAAAGGCTACAAGCTAACCCCCCAGCGCCGTGCCGTGATCGACGCCATCGCCAAGAGCAACGCTCACGTCACCCCGGCCGAGCTCTACGAGCGGGCGCACAGCGAACACGCCGGCGTAGGGCTGGTCACCGTGTATCGCACGCTCAAGCTGCTCTCAAGTATGGGCCTCATCTGCGAGATGCACGGCGAGGGACACTCCCGCAGCTACCTGCTTCGGAGGCCTATGGAGCATCACCATCACCTTGTATGTTCGGGATGCGGCTTCGTCGTGGATTTCGCCAGCTGCGCGCTTAACGACCTGGAGCAGCATCTTATCGACAGCACCGGATTCGTCGTGGATGATCACGTCCTTGAGTTTCACGGGCGCTGCCCCGAATGCCAGAAAGCGGAACAAGGTTAA
- the lgt gene encoding prolipoprotein diacylglyceryl transferase, producing MGIAFSIGSLDIRWYGILMVIGILSALLLSRVEAKRRGENPDHLFTGMLLVVPLGFIGARAYHVIDQWSYYSQNPGEIIGGAGLGIFGAVIGGAIAGIIYTKWRKLNTLRWFDICAPGLILAQAIGRWGNYFNQEVYGKPSDLPWAIFINPENRIAGYSSYEHYHPLFFYESMLNLIGCVMLLVIGRRYKDRLLDGEIFIIYVIYYSTIRFSLEWLRIEYWTIAGFPTACWVSLIAIIVSISIIVFRRRRLRRLKTEPAVTQEGSDKEAE from the coding sequence ATGGGCATAGCATTCAGCATCGGCTCTCTGGACATACGCTGGTACGGCATCCTGATGGTTATCGGGATACTATCCGCTCTTCTACTGTCACGCGTGGAGGCCAAAAGGCGCGGCGAGAATCCGGATCACCTGTTCACGGGCATGCTGCTGGTCGTTCCGCTGGGATTTATCGGCGCCCGTGCCTATCACGTCATCGACCAGTGGAGCTATTACAGCCAGAACCCGGGCGAGATCATCGGGGGCGCCGGCCTGGGCATCTTCGGCGCGGTCATCGGCGGTGCTATCGCTGGAATCATCTATACGAAGTGGCGAAAGCTGAACACTCTGCGCTGGTTCGACATCTGCGCCCCGGGCCTGATACTGGCGCAGGCTATCGGCAGATGGGGAAATTATTTCAATCAGGAGGTCTACGGCAAACCAAGCGACCTGCCCTGGGCGATTTTCATCAATCCCGAGAACCGTATCGCCGGATACTCCTCATACGAGCATTACCACCCGCTGTTCTTCTACGAATCCATGCTGAACCTCATCGGCTGCGTCATGCTGCTCGTCATCGGCAGGCGCTATAAGGACCGTCTGCTCGACGGCGAGATTTTCATTATATACGTCATTTACTATTCGACGATTCGTTTCAGCCTGGAGTGGCTGCGCATAGAGTACTGGACAATAGCGGGTTTCCCCACCGCCTGCTGGGTGAGCCTCATTGCAATCATAGTGTCGATATCGATCATTGTATTCAGGCGGCGACGTTTGCGAAGGCTCAAGACTGAACCAGCCGTTACTCAAGAAGGGTCTGATAAGGAGGCGGAATGA
- a CDS encoding FAD-dependent oxidoreductase yields MMKRTHFEHLFKPIVINNMELKNRIALAPMGALLAYDGGMPSQRLIDHYVARAEGGCGLIMVEDTTVHSSLALCFGEIGVGAIYDDSLIPGWKKLMDEIHRAGARASIQLWHPGRQAPAVGSERPPWAPSMLPCPCPNCQDIPHVMSIADIDEIIDCFAQAARRVKEAGVDAIELCGTHGYLIAQFMSAYSNRRTDKYGGDLRSRMRFALEIIEACRAQVGPDFPIIFRFSADERVPGGRTIEESVSIAPWLVEAGVDCLSVSTGVYANVEAYTAAPMAVPKGFLMRDAEAIKEAAKVPVIAVGRLNDPLIAEQFVAQGKADIVAVGRQMLADPEWANKVKSGELEDIRWCTSCSHECLHALMTKFSFKCQVNPELGRDREMAITRAATAKRVVVVGGGPAGMEAARVAALRGHDVTLFEREPELGGQYRLAAVPPTKQELLPYIKYQMRQLDKAGVKIKLATEATAAEIDKLKPDALVIATGSTPLVPQIPGVDGANMVDARDVLRFKAITGKKVLVAGGGMVGCETADLLASYGRKVTIVEMLPDIASDMVPGPKYHLLKRLDEQKVNILTSCTIDRFTADGAVVKRDDVEETIRGIDNIVLAMGAISDNNLAQKLDGKVKEIHIIGDAENPGDATEAIAAGAKIGRVV; encoded by the coding sequence ATGATGAAGCGAACGCACTTCGAGCACCTGTTCAAACCCATCGTTATCAACAACATGGAGTTGAAGAACCGCATCGCGCTGGCGCCGATGGGCGCCCTGCTGGCCTACGACGGGGGGATGCCCAGCCAACGCCTCATCGACCACTACGTGGCGCGCGCCGAGGGCGGCTGCGGATTGATAATGGTCGAGGACACGACCGTTCATTCTTCCCTCGCACTCTGCTTCGGCGAGATCGGCGTGGGTGCGATATACGACGACAGCCTGATACCCGGCTGGAAGAAGCTCATGGATGAGATTCACAGGGCCGGGGCCAGGGCCTCGATACAGCTGTGGCACCCGGGACGCCAGGCGCCCGCCGTGGGCTCGGAGCGTCCGCCGTGGGCGCCCTCGATGCTGCCCTGCCCCTGCCCCAACTGCCAGGATATCCCCCACGTGATGAGCATCGCCGACATCGATGAGATAATCGACTGCTTCGCGCAGGCGGCGCGGCGCGTTAAGGAGGCCGGAGTCGACGCCATCGAGCTGTGCGGGACTCATGGATATCTTATCGCTCAATTCATGTCGGCCTACAGCAACCGCCGCACCGACAAATACGGCGGCGACCTGCGCAGCCGCATGCGCTTCGCCCTGGAGATAATCGAGGCCTGCCGCGCCCAGGTCGGGCCGGACTTCCCGATAATCTTTCGTTTCAGCGCCGACGAGCGCGTGCCCGGCGGGCGCACCATCGAGGAATCGGTATCCATCGCCCCGTGGCTGGTTGAGGCCGGCGTCGACTGCCTCAGCGTCTCGACGGGGGTCTATGCCAACGTCGAGGCTTACACAGCGGCGCCGATGGCCGTGCCCAAGGGCTTTCTCATGCGCGACGCAGAGGCGATAAAGGAAGCCGCGAAAGTGCCTGTGATCGCCGTGGGCCGGCTAAACGATCCGCTAATCGCCGAGCAGTTCGTAGCCCAGGGCAAGGCCGACATCGTGGCCGTGGGGCGTCAGATGCTGGCCGACCCCGAGTGGGCCAACAAGGTGAAGTCCGGCGAGCTCGAGGACATCAGGTGGTGCACCTCGTGCTCGCACGAGTGCCTGCACGCCCTCATGACCAAGTTCAGCTTCAAGTGTCAGGTCAACCCGGAGCTGGGCCGCGACCGCGAGATGGCCATCACCAGGGCGGCGACGGCTAAACGCGTCGTAGTTGTCGGCGGGGGCCCCGCCGGCATGGAGGCGGCGCGGGTGGCGGCGCTGCGGGGCCACGATGTGACGCTGTTCGAGAGGGAGCCGGAGCTCGGCGGGCAGTACCGCCTCGCCGCTGTGCCCCCCACCAAGCAGGAGCTCCTCCCCTATATCAAATACCAGATGCGCCAGCTTGATAAGGCCGGCGTGAAAATAAAGCTGGCGACGGAGGCCACCGCTGCTGAAATCGACAAATTGAAGCCCGATGCTTTGGTCATCGCCACGGGCAGCACGCCGCTGGTTCCGCAGATACCGGGAGTAGACGGCGCGAATATGGTCGATGCGCGCGACGTACTCAGGTTCAAGGCGATTACAGGCAAGAAGGTGCTCGTCGCCGGCGGCGGCATGGTGGGCTGCGAGACCGCCGACCTGCTGGCCTCGTACGGCAGGAAAGTGACGATAGTCGAGATGCTGCCGGATATCGCAAGCGACATGGTGCCCGGGCCTAAATATCATCTATTGAAACGGCTCGATGAGCAGAAGGTTAATATCTTAACGTCGTGCACAATCGATAGATTCACCGCGGACGGCGCAGTGGTGAAACGCGACGACGTCGAGGAGACGATACGCGGCATCGATAACATCGTGCTGGCCATGGGCGCCATTTCCGACAACAACCTGGCGCAAAAGCTCGATGGTAAAGTAAAAGAGATTCATATTATCGGCGACGCTGAAAATCCGGGCGACGCTACAGAGGCCATCGCCGCCGGGGCTAAAATAGGGAGAGTCGTATAG
- a CDS encoding zinc ABC transporter substrate-binding protein yields the protein MKTRKLIILTFATVLLVCTILPSIACDGGNSGSDKLGVAVTLVPYANFVQQVGGDRVDVTVMVPVGASPHIYQPLNSQMVALSEAELYVQVGSGVEFELTWMDNIIAQNEEMLVVNASDGIELIDSTDADEPGMDPHVWTSPTNVKIILENICDGLIEVDPDNAAYYQGNRDSYLDELDALDEYINGVFEGYTVRHFLIYHPSFGYFAAEYNLTQLSIELEGKEPTPQVIQRCIDLAQQYNLNYVYMDPASVTQYAETIAGNIGGTTAMLNPLPEDYIESMRAVADAIALELE from the coding sequence ATGAAAACGCGGAAGCTCATTATTTTAACATTCGCGACGGTACTGCTCGTATGCACCATTCTGCCGTCGATAGCCTGCGATGGCGGTAATTCGGGGAGCGATAAGCTGGGCGTGGCGGTGACCCTCGTGCCCTATGCCAACTTCGTGCAGCAGGTCGGCGGCGACAGGGTCGACGTGACGGTAATGGTGCCGGTAGGCGCCAGCCCGCATATCTACCAGCCGTTGAATAGCCAGATGGTGGCGCTCAGCGAGGCTGAACTCTACGTGCAGGTGGGATCGGGCGTCGAGTTCGAGTTGACATGGATGGACAATATCATCGCTCAGAACGAAGAGATGCTGGTCGTGAACGCCTCTGACGGTATCGAACTCATAGACAGCACCGACGCCGACGAGCCGGGGATGGACCCGCATGTCTGGACCTCGCCGACGAACGTAAAAATTATCCTCGAGAATATCTGCGACGGGCTCATTGAAGTCGACCCGGACAACGCAGCCTACTACCAGGGCAATCGCGACAGCTACCTGGACGAGCTCGACGCCCTGGACGAATATATCAACGGCGTGTTCGAGGGTTACACTGTACGGCATTTCCTCATTTACCATCCGTCGTTCGGTTATTTCGCCGCAGAGTACAATCTGACCCAGCTTTCCATAGAGCTTGAGGGCAAGGAGCCTACACCGCAGGTTATACAGCGGTGCATCGACCTGGCACAGCAGTACAATCTTAACTACGTCTATATGGACCCCGCTTCCGTAACGCAGTACGCGGAGACCATAGCCGGTAATATCGGAGGGACGACCGCTATGCTAAACCCGCTGCCGGAGGATTACATCGAAAGCATGCGAGCCGTGGCCGATGCCATAGCGCTGGAGCTGGAATGA
- a CDS encoding ABC transporter ATP-binding protein: MAEEVVKLNNAWVQYDGTTVLENINLSIRRDDFLGLIGPNGGGKTTLLKLILGLIAPSRGEVTILGEPPDKGRKYVGYVPQYSLFDRDFPINVMEVVLTGRLSHAKPFHRYRKADREAAAEALRAVDMLDFKDRQIGMLSGGQQQRVFVARALVGEPKLLLLDEPMSNVDAPMQGEFYELLERLKQRMPIVLVSHDISAVSVYVDKIACLNRKLYYHESKELTPEDLEAAYQCPIQMIAHGVPHRVLKEHTHE, translated from the coding sequence ATGGCTGAAGAAGTTGTAAAACTGAACAACGCCTGGGTGCAGTACGACGGCACGACCGTACTGGAGAATATCAACCTGTCCATCAGGCGCGACGACTTCCTTGGGCTGATCGGACCGAACGGCGGCGGCAAGACTACTTTGCTCAAGCTGATACTGGGGCTGATAGCGCCGAGCCGCGGCGAGGTCACCATACTGGGGGAGCCACCGGATAAAGGCAGAAAATACGTTGGGTATGTGCCCCAGTACAGCCTGTTCGACCGCGACTTCCCGATAAACGTAATGGAGGTGGTGCTGACGGGACGGCTGAGCCATGCAAAGCCCTTCCACCGATACAGAAAAGCCGATCGCGAGGCCGCAGCCGAGGCCCTACGCGCTGTCGATATGCTGGATTTCAAAGACCGCCAGATAGGCATGCTCTCCGGCGGGCAGCAGCAGCGAGTCTTTGTGGCCCGCGCGCTGGTTGGCGAGCCCAAACTGCTGCTGCTGGACGAACCCATGTCCAACGTTGACGCGCCGATGCAGGGGGAGTTTTACGAACTGCTGGAGCGCCTGAAGCAGCGCATGCCCATAGTTCTGGTGTCCCACGATATCAGCGCCGTGTCCGTCTACGTGGACAAGATCGCCTGCCTCAACCGCAAGCTGTATTACCACGAAAGCAAGGAGTTGACGCCGGAGGACCTGGAGGCCGCCTACCAGTGCCCGATTCAGATGATAGCGCACGGCGTGCCGCACCGCGTACTCAAGGAGCATACGCACGAATGA
- a CDS encoding metal ABC transporter permease produces MIDALLHYPFMQNAFAAGILAAIACGIIGTYVVVKRMVFISGGISHASFGGIGIGYYLTQYISWMTPVYGALIFTLFSALGMGTFIRRTHLSEDTAIGIMWAVGMAIGIIFIGLTPGYTPDLTGYLFGSILTVSKANLIMMGVLDAIIIVTVIMLYKEFLAISFDQDFGTALGLPTQRLYLILLCLIALTVVLLIRVVGIILIIALLTIPSATARQHTHDLKKMMLLSIAFGIIAVLGGLWLSYELDMASGATIILLSAAIFAASTIYTRLRHRKHDDIEEKAQ; encoded by the coding sequence ATGATAGACGCATTATTACATTATCCGTTCATGCAGAACGCCTTCGCCGCCGGCATACTGGCCGCTATCGCCTGCGGCATCATCGGCACGTATGTCGTCGTCAAGCGCATGGTCTTCATCAGCGGCGGCATCTCCCACGCCTCCTTCGGCGGCATCGGCATAGGATACTATTTGACTCAATATATTTCGTGGATGACGCCGGTCTACGGGGCGCTGATATTCACCCTCTTCTCCGCGCTGGGCATGGGAACCTTCATCAGGAGGACGCACCTGTCCGAGGACACCGCTATCGGAATTATGTGGGCCGTGGGCATGGCCATAGGAATAATCTTCATCGGGCTCACGCCCGGCTACACGCCTGATCTCACCGGCTACCTCTTCGGCAGCATCCTCACCGTGTCAAAGGCCAACCTGATTATGATGGGCGTTCTGGACGCGATAATAATCGTGACCGTGATTATGCTGTACAAGGAGTTCCTGGCCATCTCCTTCGACCAGGATTTCGGCACCGCGTTGGGCCTGCCCACGCAGAGGCTCTATCTCATCCTGCTCTGCCTAATCGCGCTGACGGTGGTACTGCTGATACGGGTTGTCGGTATCATACTAATCATCGCCCTGCTAACGATTCCGTCCGCCACCGCGCGCCAGCACACCCACGATCTAAAGAAGATGATGCTCCTTTCGATAGCTTTCGGCATAATCGCGGTGCTGGGCGGTCTGTGGCTCTCCTATGAGCTGGACATGGCCTCCGGCGCGACGATCATTCTGCTCAGCGCGGCCATCTTCGCCGCCTCCACGATCTACACACGGCTGCGACACAGAAAGCATGACGACATCGAAGAGAAAGCGCAATAG
- a CDS encoding transcriptional repressor produces the protein MKSTDRESVFGELRARGFRMTPQRMMVLEAVEASDDHISAEEIFRQAHAKYPYLNISTVYRTLELLKSEGLVAESDLGGGRLVYHPAGKAHHHHLVCRKCGEVQDVDESIFDRLEDDLKKRYGFKAELEHMAIFGTCKKCGR, from the coding sequence ATGAAATCAACAGACAGGGAATCCGTATTCGGCGAGCTGCGGGCTCGCGGCTTCCGCATGACCCCCCAGCGCATGATGGTGCTTGAGGCCGTGGAGGCCAGCGACGATCACATCAGCGCAGAGGAGATATTCCGCCAGGCCCACGCCAAGTACCCCTATCTTAATATCTCGACCGTCTATCGCACCCTGGAACTGCTCAAGAGCGAGGGGCTGGTTGCCGAGAGCGACCTGGGCGGCGGGCGGCTGGTCTACCACCCCGCGGGCAAGGCGCACCACCACCACCTGGTCTGCCGCAAGTGCGGCGAAGTGCAGGATGTGGACGAATCCATCTTCGACCGGCTGGAGGACGACCTCAAGAAGCGCTACGGCTTCAAGGCCGAGCTTGAGCACATGGCCATCTTCGGCACGTGCAAAAAGTGCGGACGATAG
- a CDS encoding AAA family ATPase, with the protein MASNDELELLVKSKYPVIYLESIDEIHTISQLRLLASRLNLVFYQWSLTEGLRKEYNTDPFYDTKQPVRMLNQVLSLITPTEDGMVRRKPSLFVLKDFQKHLEDVTTVRRFKDLINRFKNAKNTFVILSAEYKLPKDVETDSAHIIGGFPAEAEIITLIRDTCLELQRANEMALIDLKPDEMRKVVKALKGLSLQQIRNIVSQCFFDDNVFDIRDFKTIESNKKKIFDRGGLLEFCFTEDRNVIAGFDKLKSWLADRKEAFAADDPGALPVPRGVLLMGVQGCGKSLAIKVIAKELGLPLYRLDVASLYSKYIGETEENLRRALMIVEKLSPMCLWVDEIEKAFAASGGDIDGGVSQRILGTFLTWMQERKASSFLAATANNIYLLPPELLRKGRFDEIFFVDLPDEEARVTLFKIHLKKRGLRPDDFDIEKLAAAAKGFSGAEVEQAVISALYRASAGKEPISTKHIIEQVKSTKPLAVVKREDIAALRSWAKERTVPV; encoded by the coding sequence ATGGCTAGTAACGATGAGCTGGAACTGCTGGTCAAATCAAAATATCCCGTCATCTATCTGGAATCTATAGACGAGATACACACCATCAGCCAGCTGCGCCTGCTGGCGAGCCGCTTGAACCTGGTCTTTTACCAGTGGTCGCTGACCGAAGGGCTTAGAAAAGAGTACAACACTGATCCTTTCTATGATACCAAGCAGCCCGTCAGGATGCTGAACCAGGTACTTTCCCTGATAACCCCGACAGAGGACGGGATGGTCCGGCGCAAGCCGAGCCTTTTTGTGCTGAAGGATTTCCAGAAACACCTGGAAGATGTCACAACCGTGAGGCGCTTCAAAGACCTCATCAACCGCTTCAAGAACGCGAAAAACACCTTTGTCATCCTCTCCGCAGAATACAAACTGCCTAAGGATGTGGAGACGGATTCGGCCCATATCATCGGCGGATTCCCTGCCGAAGCTGAGATAATTACTTTGATAAGAGATACCTGCTTGGAACTGCAACGGGCGAACGAGATGGCTTTGATAGACCTTAAGCCGGATGAGATGAGGAAGGTGGTAAAGGCGCTCAAGGGGCTGTCGCTGCAACAGATAAGGAACATCGTAAGCCAGTGCTTCTTCGACGATAACGTCTTCGATATAAGGGACTTCAAGACAATAGAATCCAACAAAAAGAAGATATTCGACAGAGGGGGACTGCTGGAGTTCTGCTTCACCGAGGACAGGAACGTCATAGCGGGTTTCGACAAACTGAAAAGCTGGCTGGCGGACAGGAAAGAGGCCTTCGCCGCGGACGATCCGGGCGCGCTGCCCGTCCCCAGGGGCGTCCTGCTCATGGGCGTCCAGGGCTGCGGCAAAAGCCTGGCGATCAAGGTCATAGCAAAAGAGCTGGGCCTGCCGCTGTACCGCCTGGACGTGGCCAGCCTCTACAGCAAATACATCGGCGAGACGGAGGAGAACTTGAGAAGGGCCCTTATGATAGTGGAGAAGCTGAGCCCGATGTGCCTCTGGGTCGATGAGATAGAGAAGGCCTTCGCCGCCTCCGGGGGCGATATCGACGGCGGCGTCTCCCAGCGCATACTGGGAACGTTCCTCACCTGGATGCAGGAACGCAAGGCCAGCTCGTTCCTGGCCGCCACCGCCAACAACATATACCTGCTGCCCCCCGAGCTGCTGCGCAAAGGGCGCTTCGACGAGATATTCTTCGTCGACCTGCCGGATGAGGAAGCAAGGGTAACGCTCTTCAAAATCCACTTGAAGAAACGCGGCCTCAGGCCGGATGACTTCGATATTGAAAAGCTCGCCGCCGCGGCCAAGGGTTTCAGCGGCGCCGAAGTGGAGCAGGCGGTGATATCCGCCCTGTACCGGGCCTCCGCCGGCAAAGAGCCCATCTCTACAAAACACATCATAGAACAGGTCAAATCCACCAAGCCGCTGGCGGTGGTGAAGCGGGAGGATATAGCCGCCTTGAGGAGCTGGGCCAAAGAACGGACGGTTCCTGTTTAG